Proteins encoded by one window of Lathyrus oleraceus cultivar Zhongwan6 chromosome 1, CAAS_Psat_ZW6_1.0, whole genome shotgun sequence:
- the LOC127115841 gene encoding aluminum-activated malate transporter 9 — MMASSQRVPKLGSFRHSFLERKERLVSMKGGGLGVGGGGGGGYSQIGIPLPESDDEDYFPQRCCSFRRFSDGIVEFWKKTKRVAARAWEMGVSDPRKIIFSAKMGLALILISLLIFLKQPFPDIGRYSVWAILTVVVVFEFSIGATLSKGLNRGLGTLSAGGLALTLGMLSNLAGEWEEIVIIISIFIVGFCATYAKLYPTMKAYEYGFRVFLITYCYILVSGYRTGEFIHTAINRFLLIALGAAVSVGINVGIYPIWAGEDLHNLVAKNFTGVAASIEGVVNNYLNCIEYERVPSKILTYQASDDVVYSGYRSAVESTSTEDSLMSFAIWEPPHGRYKMFRYPWKNYVKVSGALRHCAFMVMAMHGCILSEIQAPADKRQVFRNELKKVGSEAAKVLRELGNKVKKMEKLGQEDILFEVHEAAEELQQKIDKKSFLLVNSELWEIGNRPRNESDSQDLLQMDEESHFLEYKSLSEAVLDLRSVRVPKSWEENVAHDNLIKPANVVTEEHMLRKQTSWPAHISFQGDAMTKQEESKTYESASSLTLATFTSLLIEFVARLQNLVDAFEELGEKAKFKDPLEQQQPVTSGWSRLFNCFKFKD; from the exons ATGATGGCATCTTCACAGAGAGTGCCCAAGTTGGGTTCCTTCCGTCACAGTTTCCTGGAGAGAAAAGAGAGATTAGTATCTATGAAAGGCGGCGGTCTTGGtgttggtggtggtggtggtggtggttaCTCTCAAATAGGTATTCCTCTACCGGAATCCGACGACGAGGATTACTTTCCACAGCGGTGCTGTTCGTTTCGGAGATTCTCCGATGGGATCGTGGAGTTTTGGAAAAAAACGAAGCGCGTGGCGGCGAGAGCGTGGGAAATGGGCGTGTCTGATCCGAGAAAGATAATATTCTCGGCGAAAATGGGACTTGCTCTTATCTTGATTTCGCTGTTGATTTTTCTCAAACAACCGTTTCCAGATATCGGTAGATACTCTGTTTGGGCCATTCTCACTGTTGTTGTCGTCTTTGAATTCAGCATAG GAGCAACTCTTAGCAAAGGGCTAAACAGAGGATTAGGGACTTTATCAGCTGGAGGACTTGCTTTAACATTGGGAATGCTATCAAATTTAGCTGGAGAATGGGAAGAAATTGTAATAATCATTAGCATCTTCATTGTAG GATTTTGTGCCACATACGCAAAATTATACCCGACAATGAAGGCTTATGAATACGGCTTCCGCGTGTTCTTGATCACATATTGTTACATTCTTGTTTCCGGATATCGAACCGGGGAATTTATTCATACGGCTATAAATAGATTTTTGCTCATTGCCCTTGGTGCTGCTGTATCTGTTGGCATAAATGTGGGCATATATCCGATTTGGGCCGGTGAGGATCTACATAATCTTGTTGCGAAAAATTTCACGGGCGTTGCAGCATCAATAGAAG GTGTTGTAAATAACTACCTTAACTGTATTGAATACGAGAGGGTGCCGTCGAAAATTCTTACGTATCAAGCTTCCGATGATGTAGTTTACAGTGGATATAGATCGGCTGTTGAATCTACAAGCACAGAGGACTCATTG ATGAGTTTTGCTATCTGGGAGCCACCTCACGGTCGTTACAAAATGTTTCGATATCCATGGAAGAATTATGTTAAAGTAAGTGGAGCGCTTAGGCATTGTGCATTTATGGTCATGGCTATGCATGGATGTATACTTTCTGAAATACAG GCTCCAGCAGATAAGAGACAAGTTTTTCGCAACGAACTAAAGAAGGTAGGTTCTGAAGCAGCTAAAGTTCTACGCGAACTAGGTAACAAAGTTAAGAAGATGGAGAAACTAGGGCAAGAAGACATTCTTTTCGAAGTACACGAAGCGGCAGAAGAATTACAACAAAAGATCGACAAAAAATCGTTCCTTCTTGTAAATTCAGAACTTTGGGAAATCGGTAACAGACCAAGAAACGAAAGCGATTCTCAAGACCTCTTACAAATGGACGAAGAAAGTCATTTCTTGGAGTACAAGTCACTAAGTGAAGCTGTGCTTGATTTAAGATCGGTTAGAGTTCCAAAAAGTTGGGAAGAAAACGTTGCACACGACAACCTCATTAAACCTGCTAATGTTGTTACCGAGGAACACATGTTGAGGAAACAAACATCTTGGCCTGCACATATTTCATTTCAAGGAGATGCAATGACAAAACAGGAAGAATCAAAAACATATGAAAGTGCTAGTTCATTAACTTTGGCAACATTCACATCACTTTTGATAGAATTTGTGGCTAGGTTACAGAACCTTGTGGATGCTTTTGAAGAGTTAGGTGAGAAAGCAAAGTTTAAGGATCCTCTTGAGCAACAACAACCTGTAACATCTGGTTGGAGCAGGTTGTTTAATTGTTTCAAATTTAAGGATTGA